GGTTTAGGCTGCAAAGCTGTGTGTGCTACTTCATATGACCTGTAACCTCCTGAGTCCTGATAACTGTGATGCTCTGGATACCGTTCCCTTTGAACGTCTGCTCTACAGCCCGGAGATAAATCTGCATTCCCCGTGAAAGCTGATGGTGGACCGGGATGTTATGGTGTGGACTTCGTCCGTCCTTATTCTGACTTCATTTTTATGAGTCAcctatttttctctctattttacCTTTGATTTTGCCTCTCATGGAACTGTGAGCGTGGTGAGAAGTTGCTCCTTCCTGATTGCTTCTCTGGTCTGGAAGCCACAGGAGTTGATGGCTGCAAGGTGCCCAGTGTTCCTTGGGGACAGCATGGCGCTCTGGACCCTGGGAGCAGGCAGTGGAGGTGTGacaccttatctttttttttttttttttttcctttgagacgtagtcttactctgtcacccaggctggagttcagtggcacaatctcggctcgctgcagcctccacctcccaatttcaatgaagcaattctcctgcctcagcctctgcagtagctgggactacaggcacgtgctaccacacccagctaatttttgtatttttaatagagacggcatcgctatgttggccaggctggtctcgaactcctgacctcaggtgatccacccacctcagcctcccaaagtgctgggattacagacgtgagccaccgcacccagccaacttctttatcttttttcaggAACCTGATGCTCCCTCCAAATCCAAGTCCAGcagttcctcctcttcctctacgTCGTCATCCTCTTCCTCGGATGAAGAGGATGACAGTGATTTAGATGCCAAGAGGGGTCCCCGGGGCCGCGACACCCACCCAGTGCCTCAGAAGAAGGCCCAGATCCTGGTGGCCAAACCTGAGCTGAAGGATCCCATCCGGAAGAAGCGGGGACGAAAGCCCCTGCCCCCAGAGCAGAAGGCAACCCGAAGACCCGTGAGCCTGGCCAAGGTGCTGAAGACCGCCCGGAAGGATCTGGGGGCCCCAGCCAGCAAGCTACCCCCTCCACTCAGCGCCCCCGTGGCAGGCCTGGCAGCTCTGAAGGCCCATGCCAAGGAGGCCTGTGGTAGCCCCAGTGCCATGGCCACCCCAGAGAACCTGGCCAGCCTGATGAAGGGCATGGCCAGTAGCCCCGGCCGGGGTGGCATCAGTTGGCAGAGCTCCATCGTGCATTACATGAACCGCATGACCCAAAGCCAGGCCGCCAGCAGGTTGGCGCTGAAGGCCCAGGCCACCACCAAGTGCGGCCTTGGGCTGGACCTGAAGGTGAGGACGCAGAAAGGGGAGCTGGGAATGAGCCCTCCAGGAAGCAAAATCCCGAAGGCCCCCAGCAGCGGGGCTGTGGAGCAGAAAGTAGGGAGCACAGGGGGTCCCACACACACCCATGGTGCCAGCAGGGTACCTGCTGGGTGCCCAGGCCCTCAGTCAGCACCCACCCAGGAGCTGAGCCTCCAGGTCTTGGACTTGCAAAGTGTCAAGAATGGCATGCCTGGGGTGGGTCTGCTTGCCCGCCATGCCACCACCACCAAGGGTGTCCCAGCTACCAACCCAGTCCCTGGGAAGGGCACTGGGAGTGGCCTCATTGGGGGCAGCGGGGCTGCCATGCCCACTGACACAAGCAAAAGTGAGAAGCTGGCCTCCAGAGCAGTGGCGCCGCCCACCCCTGCCAGCAAGAGGGACTATGTCAAGGGCAGTGCTACCCCCAGTGGGCAGGAGAGCCGCACAGCCCCTGGAGAAGCCCGCAAGGCAGCCACACTGCCGGAGATGAGCGCAGGCGAGGAGAGCAGCAGCTCGGACTCTGACCCGGACTCCGCCTCGCCGCCCAGCACTGGTCAGAACCCGTCAGTGTCCGTTCAGACCAGCCAGGACTGGAAGCCCAC
The Papio anubis isolate 15944 chromosome 17, Panubis1.0, whole genome shotgun sequence genome window above contains:
- the CBX2 gene encoding chromobox protein homolog 2, which produces MEELSSVGEQVFAAECILSKRLRKGKLEYLVKWRGWSSKHNSWEPEENILDPRLLLAFQKKEHEKEVQNRKRGKRPRGRPRKLTAMSSCSRRSKLKEPDAPSKSKSSSSSSSSTSSSSSSDEEDDSDLDAKRGPRGRDTHPVPQKKAQILVAKPELKDPIRKKRGRKPLPPEQKATRRPVSLAKVLKTARKDLGAPASKLPPPLSAPVAGLAALKAHAKEACGSPSAMATPENLASLMKGMASSPGRGGISWQSSIVHYMNRMTQSQAASRLALKAQATTKCGLGLDLKVRTQKGELGMSPPGSKIPKAPSSGAVEQKVGSTGGPTHTHGASRVPAGCPGPQSAPTQELSLQVLDLQSVKNGMPGVGLLARHATTTKGVPATNPVPGKGTGSGLIGGSGAAMPTDTSKSEKLASRAVAPPTPASKRDYVKGSATPSGQESRTAPGEARKAATLPEMSAGEESSSSDSDPDSASPPSTGQNPSVSVQTSQDWKPTRSLIEHVFVTDVTANLITVTVKESPTSVGFFNLRHY